Proteins encoded in a region of the Mycolicibacterium neoaurum genome:
- a CDS encoding GNAT family protein gives MTSPARHLRVDVTGVCLVVPTDAQLAVLARQAATPGAVLPEDQTHYVKWIDGRSPEVIEQQRIDRVRSNRDLTTGPGWTLDLAIVVGGRPVGLQSLSGFEQWPQRRVVGTTSWLITSYQRRGLGTAARAGVLELAFGILRAEKAKSWALDENVASTTVSARLGYRLIGAEMIVEHGRQLTEQVYELSAEEWAESAVRHRLKPVVTGAESLAQALG, from the coding sequence ATGACCTCGCCGGCAAGGCACCTGCGCGTCGACGTGACCGGGGTCTGTCTCGTCGTTCCGACGGATGCGCAGTTGGCGGTACTGGCCCGGCAGGCCGCGACGCCGGGAGCGGTACTCCCCGAGGATCAGACCCACTACGTCAAGTGGATCGACGGACGCAGCCCGGAAGTGATCGAGCAGCAGCGCATCGATCGGGTTCGCTCCAATCGCGACCTCACCACGGGCCCGGGATGGACTCTCGACCTCGCCATCGTCGTGGGCGGTCGTCCCGTCGGGCTGCAAAGCCTGTCGGGTTTCGAGCAGTGGCCGCAGCGCCGGGTCGTCGGCACCACGTCGTGGTTGATCACCTCGTATCAGCGCCGCGGCCTGGGGACCGCGGCCCGCGCGGGCGTCCTGGAACTCGCATTCGGGATCCTGCGTGCGGAGAAGGCGAAGTCCTGGGCGTTGGATGAGAACGTCGCCAGCACGACCGTGTCGGCACGGCTCGGATACCGCCTGATCGGCGCGGAGATGATCGTCGAGCATGGCCGGCAACTCACCGAACAGGTCTATGAACTTTCCGCCGAAGAGTGGGCGGAGTCAGCGGTGCGACACCGGTTGAAGCCGGTGGTCACCGGAGCCGAATCGCTGGCGCAGGCCTTGGGCTGA
- a CDS encoding PGRS repeat-containing protein — translation MTCSSDRHLAAAGLVLAGLSAAALGALCLEPVDAGGSEVVHRAVTLACETSETSETPTSWWWTVQPRDTGARAYDQAFERLMLRPLIGNGSDAPLDCVGAACDGGLGGFLFGNGGRGANGGKGGDAGLFGHGGAGGAATVPGAAGGAGGRGGLLLGNGGSGGAGADGVRGADGSISGQAGGAGGAGGSGGAGGAGGLIFGAGGSGGAAGRGGDGGHGYQGAAGAAGLTAGAAGQHGQVGGDGGAGGVGGAGGSQGQGGLLGGAGTAGANGSGGTGGNGARGGNGGRGADSTQFTVRPGGAGGDGGAGGNGGAAGAAGSGGANGTGAAGVAGNVGSGGDGGAGGLGWASLTAGGAGGDGGAGGNAGSSGNTAGSRGGKGGDGGNGRGHDGTFDRNGAEGVGGNGGAGGTGAVGGDGGHGGIGYGGRGSGDRPTRGGSAIGGNGGAGGLGTDGAGGDGGFGGEGRRGVDSTYQRPTELPMAEGRGGNGGDGGAGTGARGGHGGEGGMGSAGGPNGVAVGGDGGAGGEARASSSGGAGAADGGNGGRGGEGQISYGSSRGGNGGDGGRGVRNGGNGGDGGNGSAATTTTSSIQQGGKGGRGGAGGSASGSPGTDGQPSAGAA, via the coding sequence ATGACGTGCAGTTCTGACCGACACCTTGCTGCTGCGGGCCTGGTGCTGGCGGGTCTGAGTGCCGCGGCACTCGGAGCGCTCTGCCTGGAACCGGTCGATGCCGGCGGCTCCGAAGTCGTGCACCGCGCGGTGACGCTGGCCTGCGAAACTTCCGAAACCTCGGAGACGCCGACGTCGTGGTGGTGGACCGTCCAGCCGCGAGACACCGGTGCGCGAGCGTACGACCAAGCGTTCGAGCGCCTCATGCTGAGGCCGCTGATCGGCAACGGCTCTGATGCGCCCCTTGATTGCGTGGGCGCGGCGTGTGACGGCGGACTGGGCGGCTTCCTCTTCGGCAACGGCGGCCGAGGAGCTAACGGTGGCAAGGGCGGCGACGCGGGCCTGTTCGGACACGGCGGCGCCGGTGGTGCGGCAACCGTGCCCGGGGCGGCGGGGGGTGCCGGTGGCCGTGGTGGGTTACTCCTCGGAAATGGTGGTAGCGGCGGGGCCGGCGCCGATGGGGTCCGGGGCGCCGACGGCAGCATTTCGGGACAGGCGGGCGGCGCGGGCGGTGCCGGGGGTAGTGGTGGCGCAGGCGGTGCCGGCGGCCTGATCTTCGGTGCCGGTGGCTCCGGCGGTGCGGCTGGACGCGGCGGCGATGGTGGCCACGGATACCAGGGGGCCGCTGGTGCCGCGGGTTTGACAGCGGGCGCCGCCGGACAACACGGTCAGGTCGGTGGCGACGGCGGTGCCGGCGGCGTGGGCGGCGCCGGAGGCAGTCAGGGCCAGGGCGGACTTCTCGGCGGAGCGGGTACCGCGGGAGCCAATGGAAGCGGTGGGACGGGCGGCAACGGGGCCCGCGGTGGCAACGGCGGTCGTGGCGCGGACAGCACGCAATTCACTGTCCGCCCGGGTGGCGCCGGCGGCGATGGCGGCGCTGGAGGTAACGGCGGTGCGGCGGGTGCGGCGGGTAGCGGCGGTGCCAACGGCACCGGTGCGGCCGGTGTCGCCGGGAACGTGGGCAGCGGCGGCGACGGTGGGGCGGGCGGCCTGGGATGGGCCAGCCTGACCGCCGGTGGAGCCGGCGGTGACGGTGGCGCGGGCGGGAACGCAGGTTCGTCCGGGAACACCGCAGGCTCGCGGGGCGGTAAGGGTGGCGACGGCGGCAACGGCCGCGGACATGACGGCACCTTCGACCGCAACGGGGCCGAGGGTGTCGGCGGTAACGGCGGTGCGGGCGGCACCGGTGCCGTCGGCGGCGACGGAGGTCATGGAGGGATCGGCTACGGCGGCAGGGGAAGTGGCGATCGTCCGACCCGGGGCGGCAGCGCAATCGGTGGCAACGGTGGTGCGGGTGGTCTCGGCACGGACGGCGCCGGCGGTGACGGTGGGTTCGGTGGTGAGGGTCGTCGCGGTGTCGACTCCACCTATCAGCGGCCTACCGAGCTGCCCATGGCGGAGGGGCGCGGAGGCAATGGTGGTGACGGGGGTGCCGGCACAGGTGCCCGCGGAGGCCATGGCGGCGAGGGTGGTATGGGAAGTGCCGGTGGCCCCAATGGTGTCGCTGTCGGCGGCGACGGGGGTGCGGGCGGTGAGGCCCGCGCGAGTTCATCGGGTGGTGCAGGCGCCGCCGACGGCGGCAACGGCGGCCGGGGCGGTGAGGGCCAGATCAGCTATGGGTCCAGCCGCGGCGGTAACGGCGGCGACGGCGGCCGGGGTGTCCGCAATGGTGGCAACGGCGGTGACGGGGGCAATGGATCGGCCGCAACAACAACAACAAGCAGTATCCAGCAAGGCGGCAAAGGTGGCCGTGGCGGAGCCGGTGGTTCCGCTTCCGGCAGTCCCGGCACCGACGGTCAGCCGTCCGCGGGAGCGGCCTGA
- a CDS encoding type VII secretion target, with protein MTDNLVVDPASLTAASTAFRQAGAQLAGLGADAPLTGAAAAVPQLQTGAACHAAGTAIAADTAALAESVQSYADNLSAAATRYTDQDAAAAQALTP; from the coding sequence ATGACGGACAATCTGGTCGTCGACCCCGCGTCGCTGACAGCCGCCAGCACCGCTTTTCGTCAGGCCGGTGCGCAACTGGCGGGCCTTGGTGCCGATGCACCGCTCACCGGCGCCGCAGCCGCGGTCCCGCAGCTACAGACCGGCGCCGCCTGCCACGCGGCCGGGACCGCCATAGCCGCGGACACCGCCGCCCTTGCCGAGTCTGTGCAGTCCTACGCCGACAACCTCTCCGCGGCCGCCACCCGCTATACCGACCAGGACGCGGCCGCAGCCCAGGCGCTCACGCCGTAG
- a CDS encoding alpha/beta hydrolase family protein: MALRHVARVLVLLFSTIALAIPAAAQAVAPNWSGMDARFYAGPIPAAGNVIETVPLAPELSLTGAGAAYRILYSTTDQHGAPAVSTAAVFVPHAPAPAGGYPVIAWAHGTVGLGDDCTPSALPRTPRDNEYLSHWLDQGYVVVASDYAGLGTPGLMSYLNSVTTAHGVIDSVVAAHKMPLSLSPKWAIVGQSQGGGAAVASARWATEFSAGSGLDYRGVVATGTPANIQKFVAQAGPDLQLPELGPVANAYTAYILAALREARPDLDVNSVLSPAGLQAADRAETVCVHPLTDELAHLNPAAMFTKPLLSIPGIEDALNEFMGTPVTGYDRPIFLGVGLLDRDVPPASTLAFYDQLVANNQNVELKVYPEEDHSGTVLASLADSTPFLRNAFGI, encoded by the coding sequence ATGGCTCTTCGACATGTCGCGCGGGTTCTCGTATTGCTTTTCTCGACAATCGCATTGGCCATACCCGCGGCGGCACAGGCGGTCGCCCCGAACTGGTCGGGGATGGATGCCCGCTTCTACGCGGGGCCGATCCCCGCCGCGGGCAACGTGATCGAGACCGTGCCGCTGGCCCCCGAGCTGTCCCTGACCGGTGCGGGAGCCGCCTACCGCATCCTGTACTCCACCACCGATCAGCACGGAGCTCCGGCCGTGAGTACCGCGGCGGTGTTCGTCCCGCATGCGCCCGCACCGGCGGGCGGCTACCCGGTGATCGCGTGGGCGCACGGCACCGTCGGGCTCGGTGACGACTGCACCCCGTCGGCGCTGCCGCGCACGCCGCGCGACAACGAGTACCTGTCGCACTGGCTGGACCAGGGTTACGTCGTGGTGGCCAGCGACTACGCCGGGCTCGGGACACCCGGGCTGATGAGCTATCTCAACAGCGTGACCACCGCGCACGGCGTCATCGACTCGGTCGTCGCCGCGCACAAGATGCCGCTGTCACTCTCACCGAAGTGGGCGATCGTCGGACAGTCCCAGGGTGGTGGTGCGGCGGTGGCCAGCGCCCGGTGGGCCACCGAGTTCAGTGCCGGCAGCGGGCTGGATTATCGGGGCGTCGTGGCCACCGGGACGCCGGCCAACATCCAGAAGTTCGTGGCGCAGGCCGGCCCCGACCTGCAACTGCCCGAACTCGGCCCGGTCGCCAACGCGTACACCGCCTATATCCTCGCAGCTCTGCGCGAGGCGCGGCCCGACCTGGACGTCAACAGCGTGCTGTCACCGGCCGGTCTTCAGGCGGCCGACCGGGCCGAGACGGTCTGCGTGCACCCACTGACCGATGAATTGGCCCACCTGAATCCGGCGGCGATGTTCACCAAGCCGCTGCTGAGCATCCCGGGCATCGAGGACGCGCTCAACGAGTTCATGGGGACCCCGGTCACCGGGTATGACCGGCCAATCTTCCTGGGCGTGGGCCTGCTCGACCGCGATGTGCCGCCGGCCTCGACGCTGGCGTTCTACGACCAGCTGGTGGCCAACAACCAGAATGTCGAGTTGAAGGTGTATCCCGAGGAGGACCACAGCGGAACGGTGCTGGCCTCGCTGGCGGATTCGACACCGTTCCTGCGCAACGCTTTCGGCATCTGA
- a CDS encoding CPBP family intramembrane glutamic endopeptidase has product MSGTADSFRVSVRWVPSAVIGVGLVIYLAAAVAVYVGAAGQIRFTADSSATIPMWHPWLPAAVGIALTLVALPQRSRPVLATSRDRVDAVVLTLLAIMFATLLVLLGPTEPNYTVLKVALLVICPLLLFAVGRRRGPASGFVDEPRPGHRWRPWIPVLAWAATHLVLSAHAPAQHIEWVTLVVGLVLGFLINAVVEEFFYRRWLQTRWARVLGGTWPAVIVSSLLWASWHTAIQGGGDLAMDLANTIVNQGVTGLFLGLLWARGQAMWPLLVTHGLMNANPVVLFG; this is encoded by the coding sequence GTGTCCGGCACCGCAGATTCGTTTCGCGTTTCTGTGCGGTGGGTTCCGTCGGCTGTCATTGGCGTGGGTCTGGTCATCTACCTGGCCGCTGCTGTCGCCGTGTACGTCGGCGCCGCGGGCCAGATCCGTTTCACGGCAGACAGTTCGGCGACCATCCCGATGTGGCACCCGTGGCTGCCGGCCGCGGTCGGTATCGCACTGACGCTTGTTGCATTACCGCAGCGGAGCCGACCGGTTTTGGCTACGTCTCGTGACCGTGTCGACGCGGTGGTGCTCACACTGCTCGCCATCATGTTCGCCACGCTGCTTGTCCTGTTGGGTCCGACAGAGCCGAATTACACCGTGCTCAAGGTGGCTCTGCTGGTGATCTGTCCGCTCTTGCTGTTCGCGGTCGGGCGCCGCCGGGGACCTGCCTCGGGTTTCGTCGACGAACCACGACCCGGCCACCGGTGGCGCCCCTGGATCCCCGTGCTCGCTTGGGCGGCAACCCATCTGGTGCTATCGGCTCATGCGCCAGCCCAGCACATCGAGTGGGTGACACTGGTCGTCGGACTCGTGCTCGGTTTTCTCATCAACGCGGTGGTGGAGGAATTCTTCTACCGCAGGTGGCTGCAGACCCGATGGGCCCGGGTGCTCGGTGGTACGTGGCCGGCGGTCATCGTGTCCTCGCTGCTGTGGGCGTCCTGGCATACCGCGATTCAGGGCGGCGGCGACCTCGCCATGGATCTGGCGAACACGATCGTCAACCAGGGAGTCACCGGGCTCTTCCTCGGCCTGCTGTGGGCGCGCGGGCAGGCCATGTGGCCGCTGCTCGTCACCCACGGGTTGATGAACGCCAACCCGGTGGTGCTGTTCGGTTGA
- a CDS encoding GAP family protein yields the protein MTGLVLALLGLAFLDSLSVLNIGVVSAVVYGSRLNRQSALPGGLSFIAGVFAVTSTFGIFFVLGVDLLTELTEFEITPGVRYWGELLIGAALIVLAFFPLVAQSTAPGWAFAALKQRPWLLGFVGVAVGLGQAPTAVPYLAGLAMIATRQPLPTGWPVLVLAYCALALLPCILVLALSTSRSRRADRMQRALVRTLTRYGPIGVRILFVAAGVALVADALIHRRALV from the coding sequence GTGACGGGTCTCGTGCTGGCGCTGCTCGGGCTGGCGTTTCTGGACTCCCTCAGCGTCCTGAACATCGGAGTGGTCTCGGCCGTGGTGTACGGCAGTCGGTTGAATCGTCAATCAGCCCTACCCGGCGGTCTGAGCTTCATCGCCGGAGTGTTCGCGGTCACCTCCACCTTCGGGATCTTCTTCGTACTGGGCGTCGACCTGCTCACCGAACTCACCGAGTTCGAGATCACACCCGGCGTCCGGTACTGGGGTGAGTTACTGATCGGCGCGGCGTTGATCGTGCTGGCGTTCTTCCCATTGGTGGCCCAGTCCACCGCCCCGGGGTGGGCGTTCGCGGCACTCAAGCAGCGACCGTGGCTACTCGGATTCGTCGGTGTGGCAGTCGGTCTCGGTCAGGCACCGACCGCAGTGCCATATCTGGCCGGGCTGGCGATGATCGCCACCCGCCAACCGCTGCCGACGGGTTGGCCGGTGCTGGTGTTGGCCTACTGCGCGTTGGCGCTGTTGCCGTGCATCCTGGTGCTGGCCCTGTCCACCAGCAGGAGTCGGCGGGCCGACCGGATGCAACGCGCACTGGTACGGACACTGACCAGGTACGGACCCATCGGGGTGCGCATCCTGTTCGTCGCCGCCGGGGTGGCGCTTGTCGCCGATGCGCTGATCCACCGCAGGGCTCTGGTGTGA
- a CDS encoding TetR/AcrR family transcriptional regulator C-terminal domain-containing protein: protein MPSDKERSSAGDPVRTLELLWRRPSGKPMRGPRQRMTVDQVVEAAIGIADEHGLGQVTIRAVAAALGAAPMAIYTYVPGKAELLDLMLDAVYRQMPRTDLTGMSWRDKVSAIADENRAMLARHHWVVGLPTTRPPLGPGMMTKYEHELSAFDGLGLTDLEMDAALTHLLGFVDSVSRIATESRAAAEDSGESDDQWWQRVGPLLEGVLDAERYPLAVRVGAAAGQTHHSAYDAGHAYDFGLARILDGFAVLIEPRRT from the coding sequence TTGCCCAGCGACAAGGAGCGCTCCAGCGCCGGAGACCCGGTGCGCACCCTCGAGTTGCTGTGGCGTCGACCCTCCGGCAAGCCGATGCGTGGTCCCCGGCAGCGCATGACCGTCGATCAAGTGGTGGAGGCCGCGATCGGCATCGCCGACGAGCACGGCCTGGGTCAGGTGACCATCCGCGCGGTGGCCGCCGCGCTGGGCGCGGCGCCGATGGCCATCTATACCTATGTGCCGGGTAAGGCCGAGCTGCTGGACCTGATGCTCGACGCCGTCTACCGGCAGATGCCGCGCACCGACCTCACCGGAATGTCCTGGCGAGACAAGGTTTCGGCCATTGCGGACGAGAATCGGGCGATGCTGGCCCGCCACCATTGGGTCGTCGGTCTACCCACCACCCGGCCGCCGCTCGGTCCGGGGATGATGACCAAATACGAACACGAACTGAGCGCCTTCGACGGCCTCGGACTGACCGACCTGGAGATGGACGCGGCCCTGACCCACCTACTCGGCTTCGTCGACTCGGTATCCCGGATCGCCACGGAGTCCCGCGCCGCAGCCGAGGACAGCGGCGAATCCGACGACCAGTGGTGGCAGCGGGTCGGTCCGCTGCTGGAGGGCGTCCTCGACGCCGAGCGATACCCGCTGGCCGTCCGGGTCGGCGCGGCGGCCGGCCAGACTCACCACAGCGCCTACGACGCTGGGCACGCCTACGATTTCGGGCTCGCCCGAATCCTCGACGGATTCGCCGTACTCATAGAGCCCCGCCGCACCTGA
- a CDS encoding DUF1998 domain-containing protein: MRRAQLVTPFGVGAMSVLVNGTSVITAGLDHWYEPDASSTLALEEYQEHDWRLEARLRVSEFRLPPDHRYQGQGNDKRNVKLTVPVLRFPRWSFCMFCKRLELSTLTMQQSVFCKDRKHADWKYKPRMSQVPFVAVCTAGHLDDFPFEKWVHRSHRPTCSGTLRLKSLGGGGLEGQRVVCDACGNERNLRGITEARYVNGEEHTNLSDQLSSPTDPYLCTGARPWLAKLDGACDQPIRGALRSAGNVYFPKVESSIYLPRKEGAVSEEMHELMGHPAVSGTMRTLHSIFGADLDVNMLREQLLKNVPPELFGPISDEELIAGYGDLLGVGEKEPESGEDSDAELLTGDDEWRYPEFQHIRETPKDDYLTATNPGIHTDLVLYLERVRSVDVLRETRALRGFTRVRDDVLKLSTGKALLRREALPPVHDWLPAYVVKGEGIYFELDPAHLAAWEARAEVQARAEMITGNYGQSASQRGLQHRSLAPRFVLLHTLGHLLINELVFACGYSSASLRERLFVSTTKPREMAGLLIYTAAGDSEGTMGGLVRMARPDNLRSVFASALTDARWCSTDPVCMDAGEKGQGPDSCNLAACHGCALLPETSCEEFNRFLDRGLVIGTFADPALGYFSAFT, encoded by the coding sequence ATGCGGCGAGCCCAGCTCGTAACGCCGTTCGGGGTGGGCGCCATGAGTGTGCTTGTCAATGGAACGTCCGTCATCACCGCGGGTCTGGACCATTGGTATGAGCCTGATGCTAGTAGCACCCTGGCACTTGAAGAATACCAGGAGCACGACTGGCGGTTAGAGGCCAGGTTGCGGGTCTCGGAGTTCCGGCTGCCGCCGGATCACCGCTATCAGGGCCAAGGCAACGACAAGCGCAATGTCAAGCTGACAGTGCCGGTACTGCGCTTTCCTCGTTGGTCCTTCTGCATGTTCTGCAAGCGGCTTGAACTGTCGACGCTCACGATGCAGCAGTCGGTTTTCTGCAAGGACAGAAAGCACGCTGACTGGAAGTACAAGCCGCGCATGTCACAAGTGCCGTTTGTTGCCGTATGCACCGCTGGGCACCTCGACGACTTTCCATTTGAGAAGTGGGTGCACCGATCGCACCGGCCAACGTGCTCCGGGACACTACGCCTCAAATCGCTCGGCGGGGGTGGCCTGGAAGGGCAGCGCGTAGTGTGCGACGCGTGCGGGAATGAGCGCAACCTTCGTGGTATCACGGAGGCGCGCTACGTCAACGGTGAAGAGCACACCAACCTGAGTGACCAGCTGTCTTCCCCCACCGACCCCTACCTCTGCACTGGCGCCCGCCCCTGGCTGGCGAAACTTGACGGTGCATGCGACCAACCTATACGCGGTGCGTTGCGTTCGGCAGGCAACGTCTACTTCCCGAAGGTCGAATCGTCGATCTACTTGCCGCGCAAGGAAGGTGCCGTTAGCGAAGAGATGCATGAGCTGATGGGGCATCCGGCCGTAAGCGGCACAATGCGGACGCTGCACAGCATCTTCGGCGCAGACCTCGATGTGAATATGTTGCGCGAGCAACTACTCAAGAACGTGCCGCCGGAGCTATTCGGTCCAATCTCCGATGAGGAACTCATCGCTGGATACGGCGACCTCCTCGGGGTCGGCGAGAAAGAACCCGAGTCCGGCGAGGATTCGGATGCTGAGCTACTCACCGGAGACGACGAGTGGCGATACCCGGAGTTCCAGCACATCCGTGAGACACCGAAAGATGACTACCTGACGGCAACGAATCCCGGTATCCATACCGACCTCGTTCTTTATCTGGAGCGTGTTCGTTCCGTAGACGTGCTTCGGGAAACCCGTGCACTGCGCGGTTTCACTCGGGTCAGAGATGACGTGCTGAAGTTGAGTACCGGCAAGGCATTGCTCCGGCGTGAGGCTCTGCCGCCGGTACACGACTGGTTGCCTGCTTACGTCGTCAAGGGTGAAGGCATCTATTTCGAGCTCGACCCTGCGCATCTCGCAGCATGGGAGGCGCGCGCCGAAGTCCAGGCCCGTGCTGAAATGATCACCGGTAACTACGGCCAAAGTGCTTCGCAGCGCGGACTTCAACACCGAAGCCTGGCTCCGCGCTTCGTACTTTTGCATACACTTGGGCACCTTCTGATCAACGAGTTGGTCTTTGCATGCGGCTACAGCTCCGCATCGCTTCGCGAGCGGCTCTTCGTCTCTACGACTAAGCCTAGGGAGATGGCGGGGCTGTTGATCTACACGGCCGCCGGCGACTCGGAGGGAACCATGGGTGGGCTGGTGCGAATGGCGCGCCCCGACAATCTTCGCTCGGTGTTCGCGTCGGCGCTCACGGATGCCCGCTGGTGTTCGACCGATCCGGTCTGTATGGACGCGGGCGAGAAGGGGCAGGGGCCAGACTCATGCAATTTGGCTGCGTGTCACGGCTGTGCGTTACTCCCGGAAACCAGCTGTGAAGAGTTCAACCGCTTTCTCGATCGTGGGTTAGTAATTGGGACCTTCGCAGACCCGGCGCTGGGCTACTTCTCGGCATTCACCTAG
- a CDS encoding GGDEF domain-containing protein: MPEWGLGGGEVVVPVLNTVLRRRILLIYLTVCLFFYALAILSSLGRSDAWGEWIATSLVAIGLLAALPRPAAGWRYRVALFCACAAPPIALISHTELAAQVWALIPLILIAVFVRSWHRTRTARLVTAALGLGADVGLLIAPAPVPPLWLLMFPACIMGIAEVIGLLHSALLDVGHRDPLTTVWNRAGLNRALDDLLPRARRRKEALAVIVLDIDDFKSVNDRDGHAAGDTVLTELAARWTAQVPDGALVTRLGGDEFVIVLTGYDESRARALAETLSGDGPIRVSNGVAVGAAYDPAAFADLLAAADRDLYLAKGNKPRPPADEAPAL, encoded by the coding sequence ATGCCGGAATGGGGACTTGGCGGGGGCGAGGTGGTGGTGCCGGTATTGAATACGGTGCTGCGCCGCCGCATCCTGCTGATCTATCTGACGGTCTGCCTGTTCTTCTACGCGCTCGCGATACTGAGCTCGCTCGGACGGTCCGACGCGTGGGGTGAATGGATCGCGACATCGCTGGTCGCGATCGGACTGCTGGCCGCGCTCCCCCGGCCGGCCGCCGGGTGGCGCTACCGGGTTGCGTTGTTCTGCGCCTGTGCGGCGCCGCCGATCGCGTTGATCAGTCATACCGAGTTGGCCGCCCAGGTCTGGGCGCTGATCCCGTTGATCCTCATCGCCGTGTTCGTCAGGAGCTGGCACCGCACGCGGACCGCACGGTTGGTCACGGCCGCGCTCGGTCTCGGTGCGGATGTGGGGCTGCTGATCGCGCCCGCCCCGGTCCCGCCGTTGTGGCTGTTGATGTTCCCGGCCTGCATCATGGGCATCGCCGAGGTGATCGGGCTGCTGCATTCGGCTCTTCTCGATGTCGGACACCGTGATCCGCTGACCACGGTGTGGAACCGGGCCGGCCTGAATCGCGCACTCGACGATCTGTTGCCCCGTGCGCGGCGACGCAAGGAAGCCCTGGCAGTCATCGTGTTGGATATCGACGATTTCAAGTCGGTGAACGACCGTGACGGCCACGCAGCCGGGGACACCGTACTGACCGAACTCGCCGCGCGTTGGACCGCCCAGGTGCCCGACGGTGCGCTCGTCACCAGACTCGGCGGCGACGAATTCGTCATCGTGCTCACCGGTTACGACGAGTCCCGAGCGCGGGCACTCGCCGAAACGCTCAGCGGCGACGGGCCGATCCGCGTGAGCAACGGCGTCGCCGTGGGAGCCGCGTACGATCCGGCTGCGTTCGCCGATCTGCTGGCTGCCGCGGACCGCGATCTGTACCTGGCCAAGGGCAACAAGCCGCGCCCGCCGGCCGATGAGGCGCCCGCGCTGTGA
- a CDS encoding GNAT family N-acetyltransferase has translation MVGVVITEPGELSGSQLDSAEALVRSAFGSSFRSHDWLHAVPGRHVVLTDEDRSMVGFAAVVPRTLHHDGVAFDTGYVEAVAVRGDQQGRGLGRIIMDRVEDIIRVRHQLGALNAVATAAPFYASRGWQLWTGHTQAIGSTGVVDTFDSTDLIYLFGVNGRPLPDPHTSLVCDWRPGHLW, from the coding sequence ATGGTCGGAGTTGTCATCACAGAGCCCGGGGAACTCAGCGGATCCCAGCTCGACAGCGCTGAAGCATTGGTGCGCAGCGCATTCGGTTCGTCGTTCAGATCACACGATTGGTTGCACGCCGTCCCCGGCCGACATGTTGTCCTCACCGATGAGGACCGGTCCATGGTGGGCTTCGCCGCCGTCGTGCCACGGACGTTGCACCACGACGGTGTGGCGTTCGACACTGGTTATGTCGAGGCCGTCGCTGTACGCGGCGATCAACAGGGCCGCGGGCTGGGTCGGATCATCATGGACCGCGTCGAGGACATCATCCGCGTCCGCCACCAGCTCGGTGCGCTCAACGCGGTCGCCACGGCCGCGCCGTTCTATGCTTCCCGCGGGTGGCAGCTCTGGACCGGCCACACCCAAGCCATCGGATCGACCGGGGTGGTGGACACCTTCGACAGCACCGACCTGATCTACCTGTTCGGCGTCAACGGTCGCCCCCTGCCGGATCCGCATACATCGCTGGTCTGTGATTGGCGGCCGGGGCATCTCTGGTAG
- a CDS encoding very short patch repair endonuclease translates to MTDSWASSPGRRRNMQANRSRDTRPELEVRRRLHRLGLRYRVAMAPEAGLRRRADIVFTRARIAVFIDGCFWHGCPQHGRLNFNYNADYWPAKIAANVTRDADTNARLKDAGWTVLRFWEHEDATDVAETVQRAVGAKVDAPR, encoded by the coding sequence GTGACTGACTCTTGGGCGTCGAGTCCGGGTCGGCGACGCAATATGCAGGCGAACCGTTCGCGGGACACCAGACCCGAACTCGAAGTGAGACGCCGCCTGCATCGCCTGGGTCTTCGCTACCGGGTCGCGATGGCCCCAGAAGCGGGCCTCCGGCGCCGGGCAGACATTGTGTTCACGCGTGCGCGTATCGCCGTGTTCATCGACGGTTGTTTCTGGCATGGTTGTCCCCAACACGGCCGATTGAACTTCAATTACAACGCCGACTACTGGCCTGCCAAGATTGCCGCCAACGTCACCCGCGACGCGGACACCAACGCACGCCTCAAAGACGCAGGCTGGACCGTCCTGCGGTTCTGGGAACACGAAGACGCCACCGATGTCGCGGAGACCGTACAGCGAGCCGTCGGCGCGAAAGTCGACGCGCCTAGGTGA
- a CDS encoding nuclear transport factor 2 family protein yields the protein MSALSTGNPAPTGYTPSPADIASVLAWFEHFDALAVARDVEAMADKAMFPLNEVSDGKAESYDRARYIAQMTSEFGGSEQVDMVSVRTPTFLNENLVFVVTDATITMGDISRQVRYGDLLVKCAGDWKFQTMVQGGWTDF from the coding sequence ATGTCCGCACTCAGCACCGGCAACCCCGCACCGACGGGATACACCCCGAGCCCCGCCGACATCGCCAGTGTCCTGGCCTGGTTCGAGCATTTCGACGCCCTTGCCGTCGCCAGGGATGTCGAGGCAATGGCCGACAAGGCGATGTTTCCATTGAACGAGGTCAGCGATGGCAAGGCGGAGTCCTATGACCGCGCCCGCTACATCGCACAGATGACTTCCGAGTTCGGCGGCTCAGAACAGGTCGACATGGTCTCGGTCCGCACACCGACGTTCCTGAACGAGAATCTGGTCTTCGTCGTCACCGATGCCACCATCACGATGGGCGATATCAGCCGGCAGGTGCGCTACGGCGACCTGCTGGTGAAATGCGCGGGCGATTGGAAGTTCCAGACGATGGTGCAGGGCGGCTGGACCGACTTCTGA